The Penaeus chinensis breed Huanghai No. 1 chromosome 16, ASM1920278v2, whole genome shotgun sequence genome window below encodes:
- the LOC125033607 gene encoding uncharacterized protein LOC125033607 — MGLNRGFKAQHSSCLPSAVSGVRTHQAQSLLNLKLFTRIVCTISSPQLLVLLGLAALAAARPDEILDFEGDDAEHDQEGEPGKAVTGEYKWESPEGIEFVVKYIADDKGFRVLESNAVPSAGGVRADGEQADLEGDEDDDDEDEDDKLEIKEAKYFLGNKA; from the exons atggggctaaatcggggcttcAAGGCGcaacacagctcttgtctgccgagcgccgtgagcgg CGTAAGGACCCACCAAGCACAAAGCTTGCTTAACCTCAAACTCTTCACCAGAATTGTGTGCACAATATCATCTCCTcagctcctcgtcctccttggcctggccgccctcgccgccgcccgcCCCGATGAGATCCTTGACTTCGAGGGCGACGACGCCGAGCACGACCAGGAGGGCGAGCCAGGCAAGGCCGTCACGGGAGAGTACAA GTGGGAGAGCCCCGAGGGCATCGAGTTCGTGGTGAAGTACATCGCCGACGACAAGGGCTTCCGCGTCCTCGAGTCCAACGCCGTGCCCTCCGCCGGCGGCGTCCGCGCTGACGGCGAGCAGGCCGACCTCGAgggggacgaggacgacgacgacgaagacgaagacgacaa
- the LOC125033703 gene encoding uncharacterized protein LOC125033703 codes for MKVMLLVLLGLAALAAARPDEILDFEGDDAEHDQEGEPGKAVTGEYKWESPEGIEFVVKYIADDKGFRVLESNAVPSAGGVRADGEQADLEGDEDYEEEDEDDK; via the exons ATGAAGGTTATG ctcctcgtcctccttggcctggccgccctcgccgccgcccgcCCCGATGAGATCCTTGACTTCGAGGGCGACGACGCCGAGCACGACCAGGAGGGCGAGCCAGGCAAGGCCGTCACGGGAGAGTACAA GTGGGAGAGCCCCGAGGGCATCGAGTTCGTAGTCAAGTACATCGCCGACGACAAGGGCTTCCGCGTCCTCGAGTCCAACGCCGTGCCCTCCGCCGGCGGCGTCCGCGCTGACGGCGAGCAGGCCGACCTCGAGGGGGACGAGGactacgaagaagaagacgaagacgacaagTAA
- the LOC125033712 gene encoding uncharacterized protein LOC125033712, translating to MKVMLLVLLGLAALAAARPDEILDFEGDDAEHDQEGEPGKAVTGEYKWESPEGIEFVVKYIADDKGFRVLESNAVPSAGGVRADGEQADLEGDEDYEEEEEDDK from the exons ATGAAGGTTATG ctcctcgtcctccttggcctggccgccctcgccgccgcccgcCCCGATGAGATCCTTGACTTCGAGGGCGACGACGCCGAGCACGACCAGGAGGGCGAGCCAGGCAAGGCCGTCACGGGAGAGTACAA GTGGGAGAGCCCCGAGGGCATCGAGTTCGTAGTCAAGTACATCGCCGACGACAAGGGCTTCCGCGTCCTCGAGTCCAACGCCGTGCCCTCCGCCGGCGGCGTCCGCGCTGACGGCGAGCAGGCCGACCTCGAGGGGGACGAGGactacgaagaagaggaagaggacgacaagTAA